One segment of Sphaerodactylus townsendi isolate TG3544 linkage group LG17, MPM_Stown_v2.3, whole genome shotgun sequence DNA contains the following:
- the TP53BP1 gene encoding TP53-binding protein 1 isoform X1, translated as MALGGAPSPGPALSRHDEPPSAPASPCLLVGDSQPAAPSPPPPGLALPPPPSSCSCSCAGDPPRPAALSQVLPPPPPPRPREAAAAAAADDDLEGAPGRPGVADSGGTSQLSFGALELSQSQELERPPAAGSADSEGQVPPRDTALEEEEEGSKVLTGGRNLSKAEDASSVTLTPADSLQVLHLSGQGPLSTGASGVAGPSQDSLPFVPLIVPGSPTEPSTEGKAQKESSDARTAGLPWVSTPVSHGAPSVPAEFFPVPSQPEFSHDTFLPTPSLERGPETQAETGGGSEALEKAAAASSTEDRLDTCALVLSASEHSQAPKGGAQQAEEEEEEGAVAGDIPAEPSTRVQQGLHKEDQALPAQTEGSAVAAPVGAGDGACLGLGNQPSQGNSLEKGSLEYGAIPEVPREEQREAKLSSEEGSSFHLMLSQELSLCQEDKAMRQNESAAASAGESSQNLSQGTQNMEGLEQDSLEEAEAAREGQNVFLRSGPGMPKCCNSQPRPDMDPQSGQERVGAPSALPLPADRSAGRSSEGCCVVGGGAEGGEGLPLGEMGARQGSVRDSQADGELVAVPEGCVTPERSLPLPGRAEEVLTAAAQQRARPVNSERWAESQKEGLPAPEEEKQLQEKAPEHLAGRPAETLFRFTLPKEGASLTSVTPPLIDQLKKGPRRHSTPIVTGNCAGSTVATRDMAAEGAGDVTMESTDSSSAMEGSPSAAVCKDGGKLSLHMNLTTPPVTEESESLPFSLESKRQKPVACEKKNGSVAGAVASFQKTPSVFTRICEAQQEDKAQGPELPCSRIRGELFNLPSSQEEETQPRKCQSQQTLRPSSCGRALDLKPGVKRPVSCVPEEGVEAAAAGAPEKEGGRAWETPSSALPAGGRDEDEALLVGKSSRGVQTAAAPTFLCRPAAFVSAATQTAPCSQAEAGTSMAGLKPTSSPAKEPPLDHQSEELGLPPLPSGKVLRRHIRTIREVHTVITRVITDVYYKDGVEVERRVTEESEEPTVECQECEVDASPSRTGGSSLTSGDLGDISSFSSKASGLQRSSSGGSSGFPVIPSAANSGHGAGLLHVGACGGAGSGGLIRPGAKKLSPKKRGGQPDDGTAGEAAQGLGYQQVGRVAPVTPRGRGRRGRLTSRSARARSVIRGGLPDLALAASLKEKPGSPIPGCPMQGEELADAPLRRSNSPEIPLQEELAASDAAGLSPGNSFVGLRVVAKWSSNGYFYSGTITQDVGGAKYKLLFDDGYECDVPGRDILLCDPLPLETEVTALSEDEYFSAGVVKGHRKEAGQLLYCVEKDGQRKWYKRTAVILSLEQGNRLREQFGLGPYEPSTPLNKAADISLDNLVEGKRRRRNNPGPGSASGSPTAARKAPESPQAAAPRVLSSKRKLMASEEEGSPAKRGRRSAATRSGEGTDLPSSKDSGDLLAFDQRWGPLPHSKTLFLGYAFLLTMANPSDKLSSPQKSAVSSEEEAEFSETAPFNKHYIELQLQTGGGFILEDFNDSQCRAAHQCFLIADQHCRTRKYFLCLAQGIPCVSHLWVHDSCHANQLQNYRNYLLPAGYSLLEQRLLEWHPRENLFHKLKVLLVSNDLQDFLELWAEVLMIGGAGSVKKHQSDTWSEDVGLGVFDVVVTDSSCPAAILKCSEALQLPVVSQEWVIQCLVVGETVGFKHPQYLLGPPEAALPLGVGGT; from the exons ATGGCGCTCGGCGGCGCCCCCTCGCCCGGCCCGGCCCTCTCGCGCCACGACGAGCCGCCCTCCGCGCCCGCCTCGCCCTGCCTGCTGGTGGGCGACTCCCAGCCCGCCGCCCCCAGCCCGCCCCCGCCGGGCCTCGCCCTCCCGCCGCcgccctcctcctgctcctgctcctgcgcGGGGGACCCTCCGCGCCCCGCAGCCCTCAGCCAagtcctgccgccgccgccgccaccgagGCCCAg ggaggcggcggcggcggcggcggcagatgATGACCTCGAGGGCGCCCCCGGCCGTCCGGGCGTGGCAG ATTCCGGCGGCACATCCCAGCTGAGCTTCGGTgccctggagctctcccagagcCAGGAGCTGGAGCGCCCCCCAGCAGCAGGCAGCGCGGACAGCGAGGGGCAGGTGCCCCCCAGAGACACGgctttggaagaagaggaggagggctcTAAAG ttttaactgGTGGTCGTAACCTGTCCAAGGCAGAAGATGCAAGTTCCGTAACACTGACTCCTGCTGACTCCCTGCAGGTCCTTCACCTCTCTGGGCAGGGCCCTCTTTCCAC GGGAGCTTCCGGTGTTGCTGGGCCATCTCAAGACAGCCTGCCATTCGTCCCGCTCATTGTCCCGGGAAGCCCAACGGAGCCGTCAACTGAGG GAAAGGCACAAAAGGAGTCGTCGGATGCGAGGACCGCAGGCCTTCCTTGGGTGTCCACACCCGTCTCCCACGGCGCCCCTTCTGTTCCTGCAGAATTCTTTCCTGTGCCGTCACAGCCCGAGTTTTCCCAT GACACCTTCCTCCCAACTCCAAGCTTGGAGAGAGGGCCGGAGACGCAGGCGGAGACTGGAGGAGGCTCTGAAGCCCTGGAGAAAGCGGCCGCAGCCTCTTCCACAGAGGACCGCTTGGACACGTGTGCGCTGGTGCTGTCTGCTAGTGAGCACAGCCAAGCGCCCAAGGGCGGAGCTCagcaggcggaggaggaggaggaggagggtgcagTCGCAGGTGATATCCCAGCAGAACCGAGTACTCGTGTGCAGCAGGGGCTTCACAAGGAGGACCAAGCCTTGCCTGCGCAGACGGAGGGCAGTGCCGTGGCCGCCCCAGTGGGCGCTGGAGACGGGGCTTGCCTGGGTCTTGGAAATCAGCCTTCTCAAGGGAACTCCTTGGAAAAAGGGTCTTTGGAATATGGAGCAATTCCTGAGGTACCCAGAGAGGAGCAGAGAGAAGCCAAATTGTCAAGTGAGGAGGGATCTTCCTTCCACTTGATGCTTTCTCAAGAACTGTCCCTCTGCCAGGAAGACAAGGCAATGAGACAAAATGAATCTGCCGCGGCTTCAGCTGGGGAGTCCTCTCAAAATCTGTCCCAGGGGACTCAAAACATGGAAGGCTTAGAACAAGACTCCTTGGAGGAAGCTGAGGCTGCCCGAGAAGGACAGAACGTGTTCCTGCGGTCGGGCCCTGGGATGCCGAAGTGCTGCAACTCCCAGCCCCGTCCTGACATGGACCCCCAGAGCGGCCAGGAGAGGGTTGGTGCTCCCTCGGCCTTGCCTCTTCCTGCTGACCGCTCTGCAGGCAGGAGCAGCGAGGGTTGCTGTGTGGTGGGGGGCGGAGCTGAGGGGGGCGAGGGCCTTCCACTGGGTGAGATGGGAGCCAGGCAAGGCAGCGTGCGGGATAGTCAAGCGGATGGGGAGCTGGTGGCCGTTCCGGAGGGCTGTGTGACTCCTGAAAGAAGCCTGCCCCTGCCCGGGAGAGCGGAGGAGGTCTTGACAGCAGCTGCGCAACAGAGAGCTCGTCCAGTGAATTCGGAAAGATGGGCAGAGAGCCAGAAGGAGGGATTGCCTGCACCGGAGGAAGAGAAGCAGCTGCAAGAAAAGGCACCTGAACATCTGGCTGGCCGACCTGCTG aAACTCTGTTCCGCTTCACTTTGCCGAAGGAGGGAGCGTCCTTGACGAGCGTCACCCCACCGCTTATTGACCAGCTTAAAAAGGGCCCCAGACGACACAGCACTCCAATTG TGACTGGAAACTGCGCAGGCAGCACCGTGGCAACCAGGGACATGGCAGCCGAGGGTGCCGGCGATGTCACAATGGAGAGCACCGATTCTTCTTCTGCGATGGAGGGAAGCCCTTCTGCGGCAGTCTGTAAAGATGGCGGAAAGCTTTCCCTGCACATGAACCTCACGACACCCCCCGTCACCGAGGAGAGCGAGTCTCTCCCCTTCAGCCTGGAGAGTAAGAGACAAA AGCCTGTGGCCTGTGAAAAGAAGAATGGATCAGTGGCTGGTGCTGTAGCCAG TTTCCAGAAGACACCCTCTGTGTTTACTCGGATCTGTGAAGCTCAGCAAGAGGACAAGGCTCAAGGGCCAGAATTACCTTGTTCACGGATCAG GGGTGAGCTGTTCAATCTTCCAAGTTCTCAGGAAGAGGAGACGCAACCCCGAAAATGTCAAAGCCAACAGACTTTGAGGCCCTCGAGTTGTGGACGGGCCCTGGACTTGAAGCCAGGCGTGAAGCGGCCAGTGAGCTGCGTGCCGGAGGAAGGCGTGGAGGCGGCAGCTGCAGGAGCTCcagagaaggaaggaggcagaGCCTGGGAGACCCCCAGTTCTGCGCTCcctgcaggggggagggatgaagaCGAAGCACTTCTGGTTGGCAAAAGCAGCAGGGGGGTCCAGACTGCTGCAGCCCCCACATTCCTCTGTCGTCCAGCAGCCTTTGTGTCCGCAGCTACACAGACCGCCCCTTGCAGTCAAGCTGAAGCGGGAACCAGCATGGCTGGGTTGAAGCCCACCAGCAGTCCTGCAAAGGAGCCGCCCCTGGACCACCAG AGTGAAGAGTTGGGTTTGCCCCCCTTGCCTTCCGGAAAAGTCTTGCGGCGCCACATCCGAACAATCCGGGAGGTGCACACGGTCATCACACGCGTGATCACGGACGTTTACTACAAGGACGGAGTGGAAGTGGAACGCAGAGTGACTGAG gaGAGTGAAGAGCCCACGGTGGAGTGCCAGGAGTGCGAAGTGGATGCCTCTCCCTCGCGAACAGGGGGCTCTTCACTTACTTCTGGAGACCTTGGAGACATCAGCTCCTTCTCATCCAAGGCCTCAGGCCTGCAACGCTCGTCCAGTGGAGGAAGCAGTGGCTTTCCAGTCATACCGAGTGCTGCAAACTCTGGGCACGGAGCAGGGCTTCTCCACGTGGGAGCATGCGGAGGGGCGGGATCCGGAGGCTTGATCCGGCCGGGGGCCAAGAAGCTGAG CCCTAAGAAACGGGGCGGCCAGCCTGACGACGGGACAGCAGGGGAGGCGGCGCAGGGCCTCGGCTATCAGCAGGTTGGGAGAGTGGCGCCTGTCACACCCCGCGGGCGAGGAAGACGTGGCCGGCTCACCTCGCGATCAGCTCGAGCGAGGTCTGTTATCAG GGGTGGTCTGCCGGATCTTGCACTAGCAGCCTCGCTGAAAGAGAAGCCCGGCTCTCCCATCCCGGGCTGCCCCATGCAGGGGGAGGAGCTGGCTGATGCCCCTCTGCGCCGCAGCAATTCCCCTGAGATCCCCTTGCAGGAGGAGCTGGCCGCCTCCGATGCTGCTGGGCTCTCCCCTGGGAACAGCTTCGTGGGCCTCCGGGTGGTGGCCAAGTGGTCTTCAAATGGCTACTTCTACTCCGGGACCATCACACAGGACGTGGGAGGAGCCAAATACAAGCTGCTCTTTGACGACGGCTATGAGTGTGACGTTCCGGGCAGAGACATCCTGTTGTGTGACCCGCTGCCGCTGGAGACGGAGGTGACCGCCCTCTCGGAGGACGAGTACTTCAGTGCAG GAGTCGTGAAGGGACACCGCAAGGAAGCCGGACAGCTCCTCTACTGTGTGGAGAAAGATGGCCAGAGGAAGTGGTATAAGCGGACAGCCGTCATTCTGTCCTTGGAGCAAGGGAACAGGCTTCGGGAGCAGTTTGGACTTGGCCCCTATGAGCCCAGCACCCCCCTGAACAAGGCAGCTGACATCAGCCTAG ATAATCTGGTGGAGGGGAAACGGAGGCGACGCAACAACCCGGGGCCCGGCAGCGCCTCAGGCAGCCCGACCGCTGCGCGCAAGGCCCCCGAGAGTCCGCAGGCTGCCGCTCCCAGGGTGCTGTCGAGCAAGAGGAAGCTGATGGCCTCTGAAGAGGAGGGGTCCCCAGCTAAGCGAGGGCGGCGATCAGCTGCCACCAGATCAG GGGAGGGGACGGACCTGCCTAGCAGTAAAGACTCTGGAGACCTCCTGGCCTTTGATCAGCGATGGGGGCCGTTGCCCCACAGCAAGACCCTCTTCCTGGGCTACGCGTTTCTCCTCACGATGGCAAATCCCAGCGACAAACTCTCCAGCCCCCAGAAGTCAGCAGTCAGCAGTGAAGAGGAGGCAG AATTCTCAGAGACAGCTCCTTTCAACAAACACTACATTGAGCTACAGCTGCAAACTGGAGGCGGTTTCATTCTTGAGGACTTCAATGACAGCCAG TGCCGTGCAGCCCACCAGTGTTTCCTGATCGCGGATCAGCACTGCCGCACCCGGAAGTACTTCTTGTGCCTTGCACAAGGGATCCCCTGTGTTTCTCACCTCTGGGTCCATGACAGTTGCCATGCCAACCAGCTCCAGAACTACCGCAATTACCTGTTGCCAGCTGGCTATAGTCTGCTGGAGCAGAGACTGCTGGAGTG GCACCCCCGAGAGAACCTGTTCCATAAACTGAAGGTACTTCTTGTATCGAACGATCTGCAGGACTTCCTGGAACTCTGGGCTGAAGTTCTTATGATTGGGGGAGCAGGTTCTGTTAAGAAGCATCAGTCTGACACATGGAGCGAAG